In a genomic window of Vigna angularis cultivar LongXiaoDou No.4 chromosome 6, ASM1680809v1, whole genome shotgun sequence:
- the LOC108342056 gene encoding putative anthocyanidin reductase isoform X1, with protein sequence MESRRKRMKVCVTGGGSYIGSSMVNMLLEKGYTVHSTLRNLKDESKIRLLKGLPNAEERLVLFEADIYRPQEYETAIQGCEIVFHVATPYQHQVDSQFKNTTEAAIEGVRTIVRHSIKSGTVRRVIYTASVVAASPLKDDGAAGFKDFIDETCWTPLNLSLDLHKGYVNSKTEAERELLSCGSNENGRRLEVVSLACGLVGGDTLLSYTPLSVSMLLSQLQDNEATYQSLKFLEDLIGKIPVVHIHDVCEAHIFCAETPSINGRFLVASSFSSTADLANYYLQTHPQFHLKKYLEGPKRNIKWASTKLTDKGFVYKHDLKMILADCIKCAKRMGDL encoded by the exons ATGGAGAGTAGGAGAAAGAGAATGAAGGTATGCGTGACCGGCGGTGGTAGTTACATAGGGTCTTCAATGGTGAATATGCTTCTGGAGAAGGGCTACACCGTTCACTCCACCCTCCGCAACCTTA AGGATGAATCGAAGATAAGGCTTCTGAAAGGGTTGCCTAATGCAGAAGAAAGGTTGGTGTTGTTTGAAGCAGACATATACAGGCCACAGGAGTACGAGACTGCAATTCAAGGTTGCGAAATTGTCTTTCACGTGGCCACTCCCTACCAACATCAAGTGGATTCTCAG TTTAAGAACACCACCGAGGCTGCAATAGAAGGGGTAAGAACCATAGTTCGCCATTCCATTAAATCGGGAACCGTTAGACGGGTGATTTACACAGCTTccgtggttgcggcttctcctctTAAAGACGATGGAGCTGCGGGTTTCAAGGATTTCATTGACGAAACATGCTGGACGCCTCTCAATCTTTCGTTAGATCTTCATAAG GGGTACGTTAATTCGAAGACAGAGGCTGAGAGAGAGTTATTGAGTTGTGGAAGCAATGAAAATGGAAGGAGATTGGAGGTGGTGAGTTTGGCTTGTGGTCTAGTGGGTGGGGACACTCTTCTCAGTTACACACCATTGAGCGTTTCAATGCTTTTATCTCAGCTCCAAGACAATGAAGCCACATACCAGTCTTTGAAGTTCTTAGAAGATTTGATTGGAAAAATCCCAGTTGTCCACATTCATGATGTCTGTGAGGCCCACATCTTCTGCGCGGAGACTCCTTCAATTAATGGCAGATTCTTGGTTGCAAGCTCTTTCTCATCAACTGCAGATTTAGCAAATTATTATCTTCAGACCCATCCCCAGTTTCATTTGAAGAA GTATTTGGAAGGACCGAAAAGGAATATAAAATGGGCATCTACAAAGCTGACAGACAAAGGTTTTGTTTATAAACATGACCTGAAGATGATACTAGCTGATTGCATCAAATGTGCAAAAAGGATGGGCGATCTCTAG
- the LOC108342056 gene encoding anthocyanidin reductase ((2S)-flavan-3-ol-forming) isoform X2, protein MESRRKRMKVCVTGGGSYIGSSMVNMLLEKGYTVHSTLRNLKERLVLFEADIYRPQEYETAIQGCEIVFHVATPYQHQVDSQFKNTTEAAIEGVRTIVRHSIKSGTVRRVIYTASVVAASPLKDDGAAGFKDFIDETCWTPLNLSLDLHKGYVNSKTEAERELLSCGSNENGRRLEVVSLACGLVGGDTLLSYTPLSVSMLLSQLQDNEATYQSLKFLEDLIGKIPVVHIHDVCEAHIFCAETPSINGRFLVASSFSSTADLANYYLQTHPQFHLKKYLEGPKRNIKWASTKLTDKGFVYKHDLKMILADCIKCAKRMGDL, encoded by the exons ATGGAGAGTAGGAGAAAGAGAATGAAGGTATGCGTGACCGGCGGTGGTAGTTACATAGGGTCTTCAATGGTGAATATGCTTCTGGAGAAGGGCTACACCGTTCACTCCACCCTCCGCAACCTTA AAGAAAGGTTGGTGTTGTTTGAAGCAGACATATACAGGCCACAGGAGTACGAGACTGCAATTCAAGGTTGCGAAATTGTCTTTCACGTGGCCACTCCCTACCAACATCAAGTGGATTCTCAG TTTAAGAACACCACCGAGGCTGCAATAGAAGGGGTAAGAACCATAGTTCGCCATTCCATTAAATCGGGAACCGTTAGACGGGTGATTTACACAGCTTccgtggttgcggcttctcctctTAAAGACGATGGAGCTGCGGGTTTCAAGGATTTCATTGACGAAACATGCTGGACGCCTCTCAATCTTTCGTTAGATCTTCATAAG GGGTACGTTAATTCGAAGACAGAGGCTGAGAGAGAGTTATTGAGTTGTGGAAGCAATGAAAATGGAAGGAGATTGGAGGTGGTGAGTTTGGCTTGTGGTCTAGTGGGTGGGGACACTCTTCTCAGTTACACACCATTGAGCGTTTCAATGCTTTTATCTCAGCTCCAAGACAATGAAGCCACATACCAGTCTTTGAAGTTCTTAGAAGATTTGATTGGAAAAATCCCAGTTGTCCACATTCATGATGTCTGTGAGGCCCACATCTTCTGCGCGGAGACTCCTTCAATTAATGGCAGATTCTTGGTTGCAAGCTCTTTCTCATCAACTGCAGATTTAGCAAATTATTATCTTCAGACCCATCCCCAGTTTCATTTGAAGAA GTATTTGGAAGGACCGAAAAGGAATATAAAATGGGCATCTACAAAGCTGACAGACAAAGGTTTTGTTTATAAACATGACCTGAAGATGATACTAGCTGATTGCATCAAATGTGCAAAAAGGATGGGCGATCTCTAG
- the LOC108341560 gene encoding putative anthocyanidin reductase isoform X2 — protein sequence MGEGSKVCVTGGSGYIGSWLIKKLLDKGYTVHATLRDLKNESKVGLLKSLPHAEGKLVLFEADIYNPTQFDPAIQGCQYVFHVATPLTHEPGSSQYKDTTEAAVAGAKSIALSCVRSGTVKRLIYTASVVSASPLKEDGSDFKDVMDETCWTPLNDSLDYVFLDVPLYKDYTYSKTLSEKHLLSYGNDENGGGLEVVTLACGLVGGDTLLSSPSTRTVCIAQIVQHERDYQSLKFLDGLLGKIPLVHIDDVCDAHIFCMENPSISGRFLCASSYTSLQDMANHYALYYPEFTVKQENEDGQRKDIKWTSTKLCDKGFVYKYDAKMILDDCIKCARRMGEL from the exons ATGGGAGAAGGGAGCAAGGTATGCGTTACAGGAGGCAGTGGTTACATAGGTTCATGGCTCATCAAGAAGCTACTGGACAAGGGTTATACTGTTCATGCAACTCTCAGAGACTTGA AGAACGAGTCAAAGGTAGGGCTGTTAAAGAGCCTTCCTCATGCAGAAGGCAAACTGGTTCTGTTTGAAGCTGATATTTACAACCCAACTCAATTTGATCCTGCAATTCAAGGATGTCAGTATGTGTTTCATGTTGCTACTCCCCTCACCCATGAACCAGGTTCATCTCAG TACAAGGATACTACGGAAGCAGCAGTTGCAGGTGCGAAAAGCATTGCTCTGTCATGTGTGAGATCAGGGACGGTGAAGCGTTTGATCTACACTGCTTCTGTTGTATCAGCCTCTCCGCTGAAAGAAGATGGGAGTGATTTCAAAGATGTAATGGATGAAACTTGTTGGACTCCTCTCAATGATTCCTTGGACTACGTATTCCTTGATGTTCCTCTGTACAAG GACTATACTTATTCAAAAACGCTGTCTGAGAAACATCTGTTGAGCTATGGGAATGATGAAAATGGTGGAGGATTGGAGGTGGTAACACTTGCTTGTGGACTCGTGGGAGGTGACACCCTTCTATCTTCACCCAGTACCAGAACAGTTTGCATCGCACAGATAGTGCAACATGAAAGGGATTACCAATCACTCAAATTTCTAGATGGATTGCTAGGTAAAATCCCTCTTGTGCACATTGATGATGTCTGTGATGCTCATATCTTCTGCATGGAAAACCCCTCCATCAGTGGAAGATTCTTGTGTGCAAGTTCATACACTTCATTACAGGATATGGCTAACCATTACGCTCTTTATTATCCAGAATTCACAGTCAAACAAGA AAATGAAGATGGGCAGAGAAAGGATATAAAGTGGACATCAACAAAGCTGTGTGACAAAGGATTTGTATACAAATATGATGCGAAGATGATATTGGATGATTGTATCAAATGTGCAAGAAGGATGGGTGAACTCTAG
- the LOC108341560 gene encoding putative anthocyanidin reductase isoform X1: MGEGSKVCVTGGSGYIGSWLIKKLLDKGYTVHATLRDLKNESKVGLLKSLPHAEGKLVLFEADIYNPTQFDPAIQGCQYVFHVATPLTHEPGSSQQYKDTTEAAVAGAKSIALSCVRSGTVKRLIYTASVVSASPLKEDGSDFKDVMDETCWTPLNDSLDYVFLDVPLYKDYTYSKTLSEKHLLSYGNDENGGGLEVVTLACGLVGGDTLLSSPSTRTVCIAQIVQHERDYQSLKFLDGLLGKIPLVHIDDVCDAHIFCMENPSISGRFLCASSYTSLQDMANHYALYYPEFTVKQENEDGQRKDIKWTSTKLCDKGFVYKYDAKMILDDCIKCARRMGEL; this comes from the exons ATGGGAGAAGGGAGCAAGGTATGCGTTACAGGAGGCAGTGGTTACATAGGTTCATGGCTCATCAAGAAGCTACTGGACAAGGGTTATACTGTTCATGCAACTCTCAGAGACTTGA AGAACGAGTCAAAGGTAGGGCTGTTAAAGAGCCTTCCTCATGCAGAAGGCAAACTGGTTCTGTTTGAAGCTGATATTTACAACCCAACTCAATTTGATCCTGCAATTCAAGGATGTCAGTATGTGTTTCATGTTGCTACTCCCCTCACCCATGAACCAGGTTCATCTCAG caGTACAAGGATACTACGGAAGCAGCAGTTGCAGGTGCGAAAAGCATTGCTCTGTCATGTGTGAGATCAGGGACGGTGAAGCGTTTGATCTACACTGCTTCTGTTGTATCAGCCTCTCCGCTGAAAGAAGATGGGAGTGATTTCAAAGATGTAATGGATGAAACTTGTTGGACTCCTCTCAATGATTCCTTGGACTACGTATTCCTTGATGTTCCTCTGTACAAG GACTATACTTATTCAAAAACGCTGTCTGAGAAACATCTGTTGAGCTATGGGAATGATGAAAATGGTGGAGGATTGGAGGTGGTAACACTTGCTTGTGGACTCGTGGGAGGTGACACCCTTCTATCTTCACCCAGTACCAGAACAGTTTGCATCGCACAGATAGTGCAACATGAAAGGGATTACCAATCACTCAAATTTCTAGATGGATTGCTAGGTAAAATCCCTCTTGTGCACATTGATGATGTCTGTGATGCTCATATCTTCTGCATGGAAAACCCCTCCATCAGTGGAAGATTCTTGTGTGCAAGTTCATACACTTCATTACAGGATATGGCTAACCATTACGCTCTTTATTATCCAGAATTCACAGTCAAACAAGA AAATGAAGATGGGCAGAGAAAGGATATAAAGTGGACATCAACAAAGCTGTGTGACAAAGGATTTGTATACAAATATGATGCGAAGATGATATTGGATGATTGTATCAAATGTGCAAGAAGGATGGGTGAACTCTAG